In one window of Mobiluncus massiliensis DNA:
- a CDS encoding ribonuclease H: protein MESMEITVAADGSALGNPGPAGWAWYVDENCWAAGGWAKSTNNRGELMAVVDFLEQTSGIPDLNIHFLCDSQYVINSVTKWMPGWKRRGWRKADGKAVLNDDLMKRLDQGLAGRTVDFRWVKGHAGHTLNEKVDQLAREAATAYQQGLSPHTGPGLSPELRNLATRPQPAVNTAPPRPAAPATPLDTRDTGIQGTLF, encoded by the coding sequence TGGTTCTGCCTTGGGCAACCCCGGACCAGCCGGATGGGCATGGTACGTTGATGAAAATTGTTGGGCGGCAGGCGGCTGGGCCAAGTCCACTAACAACCGCGGCGAACTGATGGCAGTGGTGGATTTTTTGGAGCAAACCTCTGGCATTCCTGATCTGAACATTCATTTCCTATGTGATTCTCAATACGTCATCAACTCGGTAACCAAGTGGATGCCGGGATGGAAACGTCGGGGCTGGCGCAAGGCTGACGGCAAAGCGGTGTTGAACGATGACCTAATGAAACGTTTAGATCAGGGTCTGGCAGGGCGAACGGTAGACTTCCGCTGGGTAAAAGGCCACGCCGGACACACCCTGAACGAGAAAGTCGACCAGCTGGCTCGTGAGGCCGCCACCGCCTATCAGCAGGGACTTTCCCCCCACACCGGTCCGGGCTTAAGCCCCGAGCTGCGCAACTTAGCCACCCGCCCCCAGCCTGCGGTGAACACGGCTCCCCCCCGCCCCGCAGCACCCGCCACACCGCTAGATACCCGGGACACGGGTATCCAAGGAACCTTGTTCTAA
- a CDS encoding acetylxylan esterase, which produces MLTDMEKNALETFRPQVHMPADFVSFWSNTLQESRQIPALAQMQRVDSPIETLEFYDVAFPGFAGENIKGWLAGAPGFTKRDNQPLIVEYLGYGVGRGVPGERMFWPSAGYVHLIMDSRGQGGDCGTGGATPDPHPAPPHAFGFFTLGVENRETYYFRRLITDAHRAIDAALTLNFIDPRRIFVAGASQGGTLAACVGARHEDVRAVLSDLALGNVMYGVGHNDHMPYREVQRYLRAYPDRYDQVENTLSYFDAVNFARHATHPAYFSVSLSDEYVPPACTYSIFNEWSGDKSMEVYPFNEHDDPNLHHLLKQHAWLEQFH; this is translated from the coding sequence ATGCTAACCGACATGGAGAAAAACGCACTCGAGACGTTTAGACCGCAGGTCCATATGCCTGCAGATTTCGTGAGTTTCTGGAGTAACACGCTACAGGAATCGCGCCAGATTCCAGCACTTGCTCAAATGCAGCGGGTCGATAGCCCGATAGAAACCCTCGAATTCTACGATGTGGCCTTTCCTGGATTTGCCGGTGAAAACATCAAAGGTTGGCTGGCGGGGGCACCTGGATTTACGAAACGTGACAACCAACCCCTTATCGTGGAATACCTCGGCTACGGGGTGGGACGCGGGGTCCCCGGAGAACGCATGTTTTGGCCCTCTGCCGGTTACGTGCATCTGATTATGGACAGCCGCGGTCAGGGCGGAGACTGCGGCACCGGGGGAGCCACCCCAGACCCGCACCCCGCTCCTCCTCATGCCTTCGGATTCTTTACCCTGGGCGTCGAAAATCGCGAAACCTATTACTTTCGTCGTCTCATAACTGACGCTCACCGAGCCATTGACGCTGCCTTGACGCTAAACTTCATCGACCCGCGGCGAATTTTTGTGGCTGGAGCGTCCCAAGGTGGAACCTTGGCGGCCTGCGTCGGAGCGCGGCACGAGGACGTGAGGGCGGTACTGTCGGATTTGGCTTTGGGTAACGTTATGTATGGGGTTGGTCACAATGACCATATGCCATACCGGGAGGTGCAGCGTTATCTGCGAGCCTACCCGGACAGATACGACCAGGTCGAAAACACCCTGTCGTATTTTGATGCCGTAAATTTTGCGCGCCATGCCACGCACCCGGCATATTTCTCAGTGTCACTCAGCGATGAGTACGTGCCACCCGCCTGCACCTACTCAATTTTCAACGAGTGGAGCGGGGATAAAAGCATGGAAGTGTATCCCTTTAACGAACACGACGACCCCAACCTGCACCACCTGTTAAAGCAACACGCCTGGCTGGAGCAGTTTCACTAG
- the arcC gene encoding carbamate kinase, producing the protein MRIVIALGGNALLRRGEKPDSATQIANVELAVQQLAPLAEEHEVVITHGNGPQVGVLALQSANDKNLTQPYAFDTLGAQTQGMIGYWLLQSLQNNLPGRQVASLVNQTLVLAGDPAFDNPTKFVGQVYNKEEADELAKSRGWVMKADGEYFRRVVGSPKPQRVVETRLIRRMLDVGAVVVCAGGGGIPVIRNEKGKLQGVEAVIDKDLTAATLAEHLDADFLMILTDVPAVMENFGTPEQKEIHRASPAAMRAGGFPAGSMGPKVEAACRFVELTGDVAAIGQLSDAQKIIAGESGTIITPGGNYGGPDDINQHSYKKM; encoded by the coding sequence ATGCGTATTGTTATTGCTTTGGGCGGTAACGCCCTGCTGCGACGCGGGGAGAAACCGGATTCTGCTACGCAGATTGCTAATGTTGAGTTGGCGGTGCAGCAGCTTGCTCCCTTGGCGGAGGAACATGAAGTGGTTATTACCCATGGTAATGGTCCGCAGGTTGGGGTGTTGGCGTTGCAGTCGGCTAATGATAAGAATCTGACTCAGCCTTATGCTTTCGATACTTTGGGTGCACAGACCCAGGGCATGATTGGCTACTGGTTGTTGCAGTCCTTGCAGAATAACCTTCCGGGACGTCAGGTGGCTTCCCTGGTGAACCAGACTCTGGTTTTGGCTGGGGATCCTGCGTTTGATAATCCGACCAAGTTTGTGGGTCAGGTTTATAACAAGGAAGAAGCTGACGAGTTGGCTAAGTCTCGTGGCTGGGTGATGAAGGCTGACGGGGAGTATTTCCGTCGGGTTGTCGGGTCTCCGAAGCCGCAGCGTGTGGTGGAGACTCGTTTGATTCGCCGGATGCTCGATGTTGGTGCTGTCGTGGTTTGCGCGGGCGGTGGCGGTATTCCTGTCATTCGTAATGAGAAGGGCAAACTGCAGGGTGTCGAGGCTGTGATTGATAAGGATTTGACCGCCGCGACCCTGGCAGAGCATCTGGATGCAGATTTCTTGATGATTCTGACTGATGTGCCCGCTGTGATGGAGAACTTTGGTACTCCTGAGCAGAAGGAGATTCATCGCGCTAGTCCCGCTGCGATGCGCGCGGGCGGTTTCCCCGCTGGCTCTATGGGGCCGAAGGTGGAGGCAGCCTGCCGTTTCGTGGAGCTGACCGGCGATGTCGCCGCGATTGGGCAGCTCAGCGATGCGCAAAAGATTATCGCGGGCGAATCCGGCACCATCATTACCCCAGGTGGGAACTATGGTGGACCCGATGACATCAACCAGCACAGCTACAAGAAAATGTAA
- the argF gene encoding ornithine carbamoyltransferase, with product MTDFHGRHFLKELDFTPAEWLELLELAAELKAAKKEGREVQYLKNKNIALIFEKTSTRTRCSFEVAAYDQGAHVTYLDPSGSQMGHKESIEDTARVLGRFYDGIEYRGDSQHKVDVLAEMSGVPVWNGLTDQWHPTQMLCDMLTMHEQSGKPYNEISFAYVGDSRFNMANSLLISGVMLGMDVRIVAPKELWNTPEIIAKAEEIAKTTGAKITHTESVDEGVKGVDFVYTDIWVSMGEPKEVWDERIKLLKPYQVNADLMARTGNPNTKFLHCLPSFHDRHTTIGEDIYQKYGLDGMEVTNDVFNGECSAVFDQAENRMHTIKAVMVATLGEK from the coding sequence ATGACTGATTTTCACGGTCGTCACTTTTTGAAAGAACTCGATTTTACTCCTGCTGAGTGGTTGGAGTTGTTGGAGTTGGCTGCTGAGCTGAAAGCTGCGAAGAAGGAAGGTCGCGAGGTTCAGTACCTGAAGAACAAGAATATTGCTCTGATTTTTGAAAAGACCTCGACTCGTACTCGCTGCTCTTTTGAGGTTGCTGCTTATGATCAAGGTGCTCATGTTACTTATCTGGATCCGTCCGGTTCTCAGATGGGTCACAAGGAATCTATTGAGGATACTGCTCGAGTGTTGGGTCGTTTTTATGACGGTATTGAATACCGTGGCGATTCTCAGCATAAGGTGGATGTTTTGGCTGAGATGTCGGGCGTGCCGGTGTGGAATGGTTTGACTGATCAGTGGCATCCCACCCAGATGTTGTGTGACATGCTGACCATGCATGAGCAGAGTGGTAAGCCGTACAATGAGATTTCTTTTGCTTATGTTGGCGATTCCCGTTTCAATATGGCTAACTCCCTGTTGATTTCTGGTGTGATGCTGGGGATGGACGTGCGGATTGTGGCGCCGAAGGAGCTGTGGAATACCCCGGAGATTATTGCTAAGGCTGAGGAAATCGCTAAGACTACTGGTGCCAAGATTACCCATACCGAGAGTGTTGATGAGGGTGTGAAGGGCGTCGATTTTGTGTACACGGATATTTGGGTTTCGATGGGTGAGCCGAAGGAAGTTTGGGATGAGCGTATCAAGTTGCTGAAGCCTTACCAGGTGAATGCTGATTTGATGGCTCGGACTGGTAATCCTAATACCAAGTTCCTGCACTGCTTGCCGTCTTTCCATGACCGTCATACCACTATTGGTGAGGATATCTATCAAAAGTATGGTCTGGATGGTATGGAAGTTACTAACGATGTCTTTAATGGTGAGTGTTCTGCGGTGTTCGATCAGGCGGAAAACCGGATGCACACGATTAAGGCCGTTATGGTGGCGACGCTAGGAGAAAAGTAG